The Thermococcus alcaliphilus sequence AAACGAAAATCGAGTATTGTCTCTGCTAACCTAAGCTCTAACGCACTTCTCCCTGTTACAACTCCAATCTTAAATCGCTCACTAGCTTTTTCTAAAAGTTCTTTCCTTACTATTGGTTTCTCCTTCTTCCAGAGCCCTTCAAACTCAAAGACTCTATTCTCATACATTTCACCGAGATAGAATGTGTTAAAAACTCTCTCGATGCTTTTTGGGTCTATCATAATTCCAAAAGTTTCTCTGACCCATTCTATGCCAGTTCCTGCTGGAAAGTCTTGCACGAATTTTCTTAGATCCCCGGTTAATGCACCGATTATTAGAGCTTCACTGACTTTAAAGTCGTCTCCAAAAGCTCCTTTTTTCCGGAGATTCCTTATTAACTCTAATTCTACCTCAATGTTTTTTCCAAAAAATTTTAGGAAGTGCTCGGCAGTGAATTTAGTTGCTAAGTCGTAGCTTTCCCTCACATCAATTAAAACACCATCGATGTCAAATATTAGCCACATCAAGGAACTCCTCCAGCGCTTTTATTAGCTCTTCATTCTCTTCCTTTCTACCCACGGTAACTCTTATGTGCCCCTGAAGTCTTCCCTCAAGTTTTCTTACTACAATCCCCCTTTCAAGCAAGAATTCGTAAGCATTAAGTCTCATCAAAAGGAAGTTCGCGTCGCTTGGATATGCATACTCCTTAAATTTTTTATAGAGTCTTTCGCGTTCTCTAACTATGTATTTTACTCTCTCTTCGATCACATTGTAATGATCCAGCATCACCATTGCTGCTATCATGCTTAAGGAGTTTACACCAAACGGTGGCTTTATTCTGTACAGTGCGTCAATAATTTCTGTATCGGCTAGCAGATAACCTAACCTTATTCCTGCCAGGCCAAAGGCCTTTGAAAAAGTCCGGAGGATTAGTAGATTATTGTACTCATCCAATAGATCGACGCAGTTTTCCTTTGAAAACTCTGCATACGCTTCATCTATAACAACGGGGGCTCCACTGTCGAGGACTTTCAAAATTTCTTCTCTTGGCTGACTGTTCCCAGTAGGATTGTTCGGGGAGGTTATGAAAATAATACTTGCTTTTTTGGCTTTTTTCGCGATCTCCTCGCCGTTTATTAGAAACTGTTCGTTGAGGGGTACCTCAACAATTGGAATCCCCTCCAGCTTTGCATAAAAGTAGTACATGCCGAATGTGGGAGGGGTAGTGATTATGTAATCCCCCTCAAAAATTTTTATTAAATAGTCCAAGAGTTCATCGCTCCCATTGCCTACAGCGACATTCCTCGGGCTGAGTCCATAAAATTCTGCAATTTTTTCTCTAAGGGGCATTGACGTTATGTGGGGATAGCGGTTAAAAGGAGTTTTTCTAAGCTTCTCGAAGATCTCATCCTTTATTTCATCTGGTAGGTCAAATGGATTTTCATTTTTATCGAGCCAGATTCTGTAGTTTCCTTCAATCACTTTGTATGGTTTGAAAGTTTTAACCATCTCTCTAATCTTCATTTCCTACGCCTCCTCAGCTCGTTCATCACTTCTCCCAAGCTTATTTCATTGTAGGCAAGTAAAACAAGTAAATGATAAAGTAAATCGGCTGTTTCATAGATTATATTCTCTCTTTTATCGGCTACTAAAACTTCTATAGCCTCTTCCCCGAACTTTTTGTATATCTTCTCTTTTCCTTCTTTAAATAACAAGGAAGTGTAGGATTTCTCTTTTGGAGCCTTCTTGCGTTCTTTTATGAGCTCCTCAAGTTCTCTTAGGATCGTGAGAGAATAATCTATCTCTTTCTCAGTTTTTTCGGGTTCACCAAGTTTACGATAGAAGCATGAGTAGTTCCCTGTGTGACATGCAACGCCAACTTGCTCAACAATTAAGAGTAAAGCATCGTTATCGCAGTCTATTCTTACCTCTCGTACTTTTTGAACGTTTCCGCTAATCTCACCTTTCATTCGAATCCTTTTCTGACTTCTTGAATAGTAGTGGGCGTATCCTGTCTTAATTGTCTTTTCCAAGGCTTCTTTGTTCATATATGCTAATGTTAATACTTCTCCTTTAGTGTCTTGGACGATTACTGGGACAACGCCGTTGTTCTTTTTCCAATCAACTTTTTCGAGAAGTCTCTTCATTTTCCATCACTCTAGTCTTATAGGAATGCCCTTTTTGGCAAGGTACTCTTTTAGTTCTCTAACAGTGTATTTCTCATAGTGGAATATTGATGCGGCTAAAGCAGCACTTGCGCCGATTTTAAATGCCTCGTAAAAGTGCTCTGGTTTTCCTGCTCCACCAGAAGCGATAACAGGTATATCAACGGCATCAACAATGGCCTTAGTTAATGGAATGTCAAAGCCCTGTTGAGTCCCATCTGTGTCCATACTCGTGAGTAGGATTTCACCGGCCCCGAAATTTTCGACTTCCTTTGCCCACTTTATAGCATCAATTCCCCTCGGCTTTCTTCCACCGTGTGTGTGGACTTCCCAGTATTTACCGTTCCACTTTGCATCAATCGCTATAACTAAATTTGCAGAACCAACGATCCTTGCAGCCTCTTCTATGAGCATTGGGTTGTCAACAGCGGCAGTATTAAGAAAAACCTTATCTGCTCCATTTTTGATGATCTCCTTAATCTCATCGACGCTTTTAATTCCACCACCTACAGTAAAGGGAACATAAATTTCTTCAGCTATGCTCTTAACTAGCTCCAAAAGAATTTTCCTCTTTTCAAACGAAGCTGTAATATCCAAAAAGACTATCTCATCTATTCCCTCTTCTTCATACCTCTTGGCAAGTTCTATTGGATCGCCTGCATCCCTAATGTTCTTGAATTTTATCCCCTTGACAACTCTACCATTTTTTATATCTAATGCGGCTATAACTCTTTTAGCTAACATTTTAAAGCCTCCAGCACCTCTTGTAATTTAATTTTGCCTTCATAAAGGGCCTTTCCGATAATTACGCCCGAAAATCCTGTGCCTTTAAGTTTCAAAATATCATCTATGCTTGAAACCCCTCCAGCGTATATGAACTCTTCTTTCCCCCAAAATCGTTTTATGTTCCCTATCCCAGTTAAAGTGCCGTCTTTTTCAGTCGCTGTGTAGATAAATCTGTCAATGTAATCCTTGAGCATCTCATACGCTTCTTCGACTTTTAATGAACTCTCCTCCACCCATCCCTTCAAAACGATTTTTCCACCTCTTGCGTCTAAACTAACGGTTATACCATCGAAATCTCGAACTACTTTTTCCAAAAATTCCGTGTCAAAGGCTTTAGTGCCGATTATAACGTTCTCAACTCCAATCTTGTAAGCTTTTGCAATGCTTTCATAACTCCTGAAGCCGCCTCCAATTTGAACTTTCATACCGGTTTTATCTATTATTTCCTTAACAACGTCGAGATTTTGTGGGTTCCCTGTAAAAGCCCCATCTAAGTCGACAATATGTATTTTGTCAACATAATTCGCAAATCTTTCGGCAATCTCTACGGGATTGCCATAAACTTTTACATTCTCCTTTCTTCCTTTGTAAAGGCGGACGGCCTTTCCGCTCATGATGTCAATAGCAGGGTATACCTCCATATCAAAGCCTCCTGAAGTTTCTCAAAAGCTTTAGGCCAACTTTGCCTGATTTCTCTGGATGGAACTGAACACCAAAGACGTTATCTCTCCAGACTGCTGATGGGAAAACTATCTCCCTTCCTTTCGATTGATAATCTGTAACGCCGGTAACTATGTCTCTGTTCTCGGGATTTGCATAGTAAGAGTGGACAAAGTAAAAGTAAGCTCCATCCTTTATTCCCTCAAACAGGGGACAATCTTTTTTCTGCCACACCTGGTTCCAGCCGATGTGCGGTGTTCTAACTCCTCTAAACCTCACAATGTTACCTTTGAATATCCCCAACCCCTTTCCTTCACTCTCTTCGCTCCACTCAAAGAGTAACTGGAGTCCAAGACATATCCCGAGGAATGGCTTCCCTTCGTTTATACCATCTATGATAGCTCCCCGTAGTGGCTCAAGCTTCTCCATCACTGCTCCAAAATTTCCAACACCGGGGAGGACTATTTTCTCGGCCTTCTCTATCTCGTAGGGATCGTTTGTTATTTTCCCACCCAAGGCCTTTCTCACGTTGGCTAAGTTTCCTATGCCAAGATCAATTATTGTTATCGTCTTAACACCCCTTTTGTGCTCTTTAAGCGCTTGCTCTGACTCAGGGCCTGCTTTAGAGCAACTCCCAGTCCCTTAAAGGTCGCTTCTATTATATGGTGGGCATTAATTCCGCTCAATTGCTTCACATGTATTGTGGCACCAAGAGTCCTCGCTAGGGCCCAAAGAAACTCCCTCACTAAGGTTAGCTCAAAGCCCTCTTCATTTTCCTTGAGATCAAGTTCAAGATTGAGGTATGGTCTTGAAATATCAACTGCAATGAGAACTAATGCATCATCCATTGGCATTATTGCGTTCCCAAAGCGTGTTATCTTTTTGTTTCTGATCTTCTCTCTAAGTTCTTCCCCCAACACTATGCCTAAATCCTCCCACAAGTGGTGTCTTAAATCATAAGTGGCCCTGATGTTGACGTTCTCTTCCATGTAAAAGAATAAAGCGGTGAGGAGGTGGTCGAATACCC is a genomic window containing:
- a CDS encoding hydrolase, which codes for MWLIFDIDGVLIDVRESYDLATKFTAEHFLKFFGKNIEVELELIRNLRKKGAFGDDFKVSEALIIGALTGDLRKFVQDFPAGTGIEWVRETFGIMIDPKSIERVFNTFYLGEMYENRVFEFEGLWKKEKPIVRKELLEKASERFKIGVVTGRSALELRLAETILDFRFENAVTRELYTKPDPRSLWHLPKGEEGIYIGDTVNDGLLVENYKKTYGKDFDFLMVGQDVRDVNEAIERLLDIR
- the hisC gene encoding histidinol-phosphate transaminase is translated as MKIREMVKTFKPYKVIEGNYRIWLDKNENPFDLPDEIKDEIFEKLRKTPFNRYPHITSMPLREKIAEFYGLSPRNVAVGNGSDELLDYLIKIFEGDYIITTPPTFGMYYFYAKLEGIPIVEVPLNEQFLINGEEIAKKAKKASIIFITSPNNPTGNSQPREEILKVLDSGAPVVIDEAYAEFSKENCVDLLDEYNNLLILRTFSKAFGLAGIRLGYLLADTEIIDALYRIKPPFGVNSLSMIAAMVMLDHYNVIEERVKYIVRERERLYKKFKEYAYPSDANFLLMRLNAYEFLLERGIVVRKLEGRLQGHIRVTVGRKEENEELIKALEEFLDVANI
- the hisIE gene encoding bifunctional phosphoribosyl-AMP cyclohydrolase/phosphoribosyl-ATP diphosphatase HisIE; amino-acid sequence: MKRLLEKVDWKKNNGVVPVIVQDTKGEVLTLAYMNKEALEKTIKTGYAHYYSRSQKRIRMKGEISGNVQKVREVRIDCDNDALLLIVEQVGVACHTGNYSCFYRKLGEPEKTEKEIDYSLTILRELEELIKERKKAPKEKSYTSLLFKEGKEKIYKKFGEEAIEVLVADKRENIIYETADLLYHLLVLLAYNEISLGEVMNELRRRRK
- the hisF gene encoding imidazole glycerol phosphate synthase subunit HisF, yielding MLAKRVIAALDIKNGRVVKGIKFKNIRDAGDPIELAKRYEEEGIDEIVFLDITASFEKRKILLELVKSIAEEIYVPFTVGGGIKSVDEIKEIIKNGADKVFLNTAAVDNPMLIEEAARIVGSANLVIAIDAKWNGKYWEVHTHGGRKPRGIDAIKWAKEVENFGAGEILLTSMDTDGTQQGFDIPLTKAIVDAVDIPVIASGGAGKPEHFYEAFKIGASAALAASIFHYEKYTVRELKEYLAKKGIPIRLE
- the hisA gene encoding 1-(5-phosphoribosyl)-5-((5-phosphoribosylamino)methylideneamino)imidazole-4-carboxamide isomerase, with amino-acid sequence MEVYPAIDIMSGKAVRLYKGRKENVKVYGNPVEIAERFANYVDKIHIVDLDGAFTGNPQNLDVVKEIIDKTGMKVQIGGGFRSYESIAKAYKIGVENVIIGTKAFDTEFLEKVVRDFDGITVSLDARGGKIVLKGWVEESSLKVEEAYEMLKDYIDRFIYTATEKDGTLTGIGNIKRFWGKEEFIYAGGVSSIDDILKLKGTGFSGVIIGKALYEGKIKLQEVLEALKC
- the hisH gene encoding imidazole glycerol phosphate synthase subunit HisH, whose product is MTIIDLGIGNLANVRKALGGKITNDPYEIEKAEKIVLPGVGNFGAVMEKLEPLRGAIIDGINEGKPFLGICLGLQLLFEWSEESEGKGLGIFKGNIVRFRGVRTPHIGWNQVWQKKDCPLFEGIKDGAYFYFVHSYYANPENRDIVTGVTDYQSKGREIVFPSAVWRDNVFGVQFHPEKSGKVGLKLLRNFRRL
- the hisB gene encoding imidazoleglycerol-phosphate dehydratase HisB codes for the protein MKRKTRETDITVEIGIEGSINTGDRVFDHLLTALFFYMEENVNIRATYDLRHHLWEDLGIVLGEELREKIRNKKITRFGNAIMPMDDALVLIAVDISRPYLNLELDLKENEEGFELTLVREFLWALARTLGATIHVKQLSGINAHHIIEATFKGLGVALKQALSQSKRLKSTKGVLRR